The Chitinophagaceae bacterium sequence CCAAATACTTTCGGATATATAAATCTGCTGTGCAAGATTATGATGAAATTCACTTCGTATCTCCTGTATCAGCAATCTTTGTAATTCACCCGAGGTCATATCAGGATTATTGACCCTCTGTATAATATTTTGGAGAGATATTCTTTCTAAAAACAAACACATTCTTTCATACGCCTGTATTTTCAAAGGAAGAACTATCTGTCTGTCTTTCATCTTCGCTTCTAATACATGTTTTTCTAATTCTTTATTCAAAAAAACCTTTACTAATAGATATGTAGCATACAAAATGATGCCCGAAGGAATTAATAATTTTCCAAACTCTAAAAGAACTGATACTGTATTCATTGTCTTTTTATTTTTGTAGCACCGCCTCGTCTGTCAAAACCGTGGCTTTGTTGTTACAAACTTCTAAAACCCCACCCTGGATAGAAAAAGAAACCACATCTTCCTTTCTCTTTATCTCTATTATTCCTATTTTCAACCAAGAAATCATATTTGCATGATGTTCTAAAACCTGAAAACTCCCATCCGACCCTGAAAACGTTCCTACCTCCACATTACTATTAAATACAATACCTCTCTGTGTGACTATTTCTAAATGCATAATTAATTTGTTCTGTAGAATGAAAAATAAAAAATGAGAATAGTTCCTTATAAAAACAAAAACTATTCCAACTGCAAAATATATATAAGAAAACTTTTTTCTTTTTTATCCCAAAAAGAGATACAAAAATACTTTCATAAAATGGTAAAAATATAAAAACCATTATGAAAACTCTGATGCTGTCCAAAAAGTCACTTTTGATACCTTTATAAATTTTGTAACTGTTTGATTATCAATAGGTTTAAAATTTAATATT is a genomic window containing:
- the atpC gene encoding ATP synthase F1 subunit epsilon; protein product: MHLEIVTQRGIVFNSNVEVGTFSGSDGSFQVLEHHANMISWLKIGIIEIKRKEDVVSFSIQGGVLEVCNNKATVLTDEAVLQK